The following DNA comes from Watersipora subatra chromosome 8, tzWatSuba1.1, whole genome shotgun sequence.
TCATATTGTGGGCACTCGCACCATAGACACTCGCATAAGAAGTTGTATATTGTCAGTACTATGTAAAGTTGTACCATTTTACATAGAGGTAGAACTGTAGAACTTTTTATAACTAAGtttgttgtcatagatatgcatactattttcacagagctattatttgtccacttttttgtttaaacaacactcatatcaatcctcaagctttttacatattttatgcattcagttccaACATTACCATATTAGTTAAGCTATTCATTAGCTTTTTAGTTAGGCTTTAGTTTCTTTGTGTTACTCTCTTTTATGTTGCTGTTGCAcactgctttttagttagtttactcgctgtggtaccttgtggaaaacatgttgtaaaatatgactattgattagcacaataaagattgctcatatatataactcaggTTAAGTTTGAGAGTACATCTTGCGTATATGTTACTTTAGACCTGTATAAAGTGATGGTGGGAGAGCGCTCTCACTAAACAAATGTACATACCATAACACCTTAGTGTAAAACCAAATTCGTTACGTCTACTTAAATCAAGGACAACAGTCATAAAAACACAGTCCTCCTTTGCATTTggtttattactaaaattatggCCAAATAATAGTTGATGGTAGTCTTTGACTGCTTTGCCTGTTACTAGTTAGTCACTACATCTTTGTTAAATTAATGGGTTAtggaaaaagtaaaacaaaataaaaattatttgatggAAGACTTAGGATACAACATACCCATTTTACCAGAAAATTCTGTGAGTACATTTTTCAATACATCGTAAATCCCCATGTATAATCCGCACCTATAAAcctaaagttttatttaaaatttggaGTGCGGCTTGTATAGACAGTCTAAAAATTATCGCTGTAAACTTCATAGAATGCCATTTAAAATGATGAAAGCACCCAAGAAACAGATAGATACCGAGGTTCATTGCAGCAGGCGGCAACTATTAAGCTACCGGGTTTGAGAAAGTAGCTAGGAATCGTACAATCAGTTCCAGTTCGATACCTAGGCAAGAAATCTAATCGCGAAAAGTACAGTGTGGCAGCATTTTATGTAATAGTGGTTCATCATTATTGCTATTGTATGAGGAGTACTTGGTGATTTGTTCACCCTTATAAATTCACTAAGCCTACAATTATTTTGGTGGTCCAGTAGAGTTTGTAACATCAGCTAGCACAAAGCAATTTTGAGCTATATTACACTACCtgaaacaatatacatgtatatattcaacTTACTTTATCTTCTAGCTCGCATTGTTCACGGTAACGTGGTTGCACCCCGTTACGCGGTGTTAAAGCGGTTTCTGACCTATGTTCACTCTTCTATCGACTTCATTTTGCTACCTAATCTTGATAAAATTCTACCGGAATCTATTagtataaaacttttttaaccATACTCGAAACCATTTCTCACCTCAGTGGTTTATTGGCCTCCCAATCTTTCTGTTACATGATCagacacatttgaaaattatatagCAGATTGTAAAGACACCTGTAATGACCTTATTATCCTAGGTGACCTTAATATAAATCTAAATGCACCCaatattaaactttatattttaaaacaactggATCTGGTTCAGTTAGTCCAACAAAACACTCGAGTCCAGAAAAAAATCTCATTTACTTATTGACCACATATACACAACAAAATCAGATAACATTCATCAATCAGGTGTACTCAGACTGGTATGACTGATCATTATCTAATTTTTGTACCTCCCCCAAGTTCGCCTCAACTACAGGCCCTAAACACGTCAAAAACTAACATGTTTTGCCTGGAAAAGCTTCTCAACTCGAGCTTTTTAAGAAGAATTGAAAAGAGCTGTCTGGCTATAGACTTGTCACATTCATTTACTTCTCTGAACTCAATTATCTTGCATCACTTAAAGATCGAGTCCTCAACTATTTCTCCTGGTCAGATCGAGTCCTCAACTATTTCTCCTGGTCAGATCGAGTCCTCAACTATTTCTCCTGGTCAGATCGAGTCCTCAACTCTTCCTCCTGGTCAGATCGAGTCCTCAACTCTTCCTCCTGGTCAGATCGAGTCCTCAACTCTTCCTCCTGGTCAGATCGAGTCCTCAACTATTACTCCTGGTCAGATCGAGTCCTCAACTATTTCTCCTGGTCAGATCGAGTCCTCAACTCTTCCTCCTGGTCAGATCGAGTCCTCAACTCTTCCTCCTGGTCAGATCGAGTCCTCAACTCTTCCTCCTGGTCAGATCGAGTCCTCAACTATTACTCCTGGTCAGATCGAGTCCTCAACTATTTCTCCTGGTCAGATCGAGTCCTCAACTCTTCCTCCTGGTCAGATCGAGTCCTCAACTCTTCCTCCTGGTCAGATCGAGTCCTCAACTCTTCCTCCTGGTCAGATCGAGTCCTCAACTATTACTCCTGGTCAGATCGAGTCCTCAACTATTTCTCCTGGTCAGATCGAGTCCTCAACTATTTCTCCTGGTCAGATCGAGTCCTCAACTCTTTCTCCTGGTCAGATCGAGTCCTCAACTATTTCTCCTGGTCAGATCGAGTCCTCAACTATTTCTCCTGGTCAGATCGAGTCCTCAACTATTACTCCTGGTCAGATCGAGTCCTCAACTATTACTCCTGGTCAGATCGAGTCCTCAACTCTTCCTCCTGGTCAGATCGAGTCCTCAACTATTTCTCCTGGTCAGATCGAGTCCTCAACTATTTCTCCTGGTCAGATCGAGTCCTCAACTATTACTCCTGGTCAGATCGAGTCCTCAACTATTTCTCCTGGTCAGATCGAGTCCTCAACTCTTCCTCCTGGTCAGATCGAGTCCTCAACTATTTCTCCTGGTCAGATCGAGTCCTCAACTCTTCCTCCTGGTCAGATCGAGTCCTCAACTATTTCTCCTGGTCAGATCGAGTCCTCAACTCTTCCTCCTGGTCAGATCGAGTCCTCAACTATTTCTCCTGGTCAGATCGAGTCCTCAACTATTTCTCCTGGTCAGATCGAGTCCTCAACTATTTCTCCTGGTCAGACAGCGAAATTCtgaaaaatatggaaaagagaGGTAAACTTACAAGCACTTTTGGAACGAATATAAAAAACAGGGAAATTACACGGCAAATCTGATACGTAAACATAAGAAACTTTAAATTTCTAACTTAGTTTCAGTGTAAAAAGCAAACGATAAGCAAAGCAAGAAGCTGTAGCAAGTTATGCGCAACACTAACAAAATAACACTAACCCAGATATGTCATCAGAAACTGATACCCGAAAACGCTCATTGGGTAATGCGCTTAACAAGCATTTTGTCAACATTTCTAGAAGTTGAAATATCGAAAACGAATGCAGTTAGACTCCTATTTCGTAAATCTATTCTCACGCTTCAGATACTATCTCATTTATACATACACCCGATGCAGTAAACATACTGCATTGCATTCGTTCAGACTAAGCTACAGGTATTGACAATATCTCAACTCAAATTATTTGCGAATCACTGCCATTCGTAAGCATGCCGATCACAGATATTATTAATAGAGCTATCAAGGAAGCAACTTTACCTGAACTATGGAAAACTGCTATGGTTACCCCTCCACACAAAGGCggtaataaaaataacttatcTAATTATGGACCCATATCTGTACTTCCCATACTTTCTAAAATTTACAAAAGACATATACACTGTGCTTCAAATACACTTAGGCTACATAGCAACAAAACTATAAGCAGCTTACAGTCAGGATTTGGAAAAACCACTCTTGCATGACTAACATCCATCATCTCTACTCCACTTGGtcaaacataaaaatacttTAGTCATCATCTTTCTTGactttcaaaaagcttttgacaTGGTTAATCATAATATCCTTATTTCAAAACTTGCAGACATAGGAATAACTGGTAAATTTCTTGATACCATCAGGTCATACCCGAATGGACGACAATTAGgtgtaaaaatagaaaatatctGCTCAGATGCTTTTCATATAGCTACTGGCTTTCCACAAGTTTCTATTCTTGCCCCCACACTGcctcaaatttttataaatgttacCACTTTAAAGCTCACCTCATGGCTATGCTGATGACAACGCATTCTCTATATCTGAAACTGACCATTCATTCCTCCAATCTAAAATAAATGCAGACCTAACACTTATCCAACAGTGGTGAatgacaaatcaaatgttttttaACATCTCAAAATCTCATTATTTCCTCGTAAATCCACCATTGAATTtccctctgacaatttctatattcgacagtaccctaacaagacattctacttttaaactacatgtacttggcTTTATGATCAATGACTCTTTATCATGGCTAGATGACgtctcattcatttcaaataaaatatcatctaacctacgttcattttataacattcgtcatcttatgaactttgagACTGCCAGACtgtattactataattttatttgttcttattttatatatacacagtcaACATATAGTCAAGTATAACACAGGCAATACACAGTCAGTAGCCATTTCCACCAGCAGCATATCGGCAGGATCCACTTCCAGGAAGTGGTTGCCACCTTAACCAAATGGTCTAGGTCGAATGTCACTGACAAGTCCATGGCTGGCATGGCAGTACCTATGTCATTGCAATAGCAATAGTTATATAGAGGGAAGTGTTGAGGAGTGGAGAGTGAGATAGCTAGTGGTGAGCTAGAAGAAGATAGCTTCCAAGAAAAACAGACACTTGGCCACATTAAACTACTATTGTAGAAAAAGACATTAGCTATATGCAGTAGGGGTCCTCCAAGCCACACAGACACTTGCCACAGAGAGAGACATAGATTCGTCaaagtatatgtatattcacCACAAAGACTAAGGATATCGTTGGGTTGTGCTCTGCATATAATACAAGAGGTACGACCCTTAGTTAAATAAAAACTCAACATTTGAGTTATATCAACGTGAGCGAGTTGCGCACATTGATGTTGCTTTTCCTTAGAAGATACATGCCATTTGAAAGTTGAAATTGTAGTTTAGAGAATATATTAAAAGATAAAGGTGTTTATTTGTTAAGAATTAAATTGCTATGTAAATAGACCATTTCTATCAAATGACCAAAGAACTACAGTTGCTATCGAGATTAAAGCCTTTAATCGCAACGGCTTGTACAATAACTAATAGGTTCTTTAAGAGTTGTGACCTCCTGTTTATAGGTTTTTGTTTAGCTCTAAATCCTCAAATCCGTGCAAATATGGTAAGAAGGGTTGCTTATAACGTCGAAGAAGTGCACTGTTGAAAGCTCAGACCACTCGATCTTATGAAGTGTGTATATATGGAGCTATAATTGTCATTTCGTATCAATTCCTATTCGTAGTTAAAATAATTGCGTAGCGTCTTATTGCTATACTGTCTTCACATAACAAAGAGTAATGATGTGCAATCTGCGGGAGTTGTGGAGAAAGAGCTTCACATGTTTTGCGAAAGTCTATggcaaaatatgaaaatattcgtttATTGCATTGCGTGGTCTAGTATAACTActttatcaaattttttaacTCTTGTTTCATCGCTGAGTTGCAAAGGGTACGTAGGAATGGTCTCAACGTTCTCAATAGTTATCTTATTTGCTATATTATAAGAAATATCATCTAGTTAGGTATCTCTTTATGGTGTACCATGCAAAATCTTGATGCTTGAGTCATCCTGATCTTAATGTAAATGCTGGAGTGCATTATTATTACAAATCACTAAAAACTTCAAATTTATTATCACATAAATAAGTTAACTTGGCAATGTTAGTTTGCGAAAGGCTATGCTGCGCGTTAGCTGCGTGAGAGTTCTatctgaataaaataaaaagtaaccTGAGTTGCTCATATATCAGAAGAACAGGCAATTATCGCTAATACCAGAATACATACAACTAGGTTAAAAAGCTTGCTGCTTAATGCATACTTCATTTCCAATTTAGTTATCATCACAGTAAGACTATCTGTTAATTCAATTATGTAGTATAGGCCAATGTAGCAGCTTTGTAAATTTTTAGTCAGttaaaataaagttaataatatGCCTTGAACTTCAATTATTAATGTACTATCTTGAAAAAAAACCTTGAGACCGGTGATTTCttatttgaaaaatatgcaaaatgctTAGCACTCGTCATATCGTCTAAATCTTGCTACATTATTTTCTACTTCTACTACTTTAATGAACATCTTCTGGCTTCCTAGTATAGCAACTAACTGCATCTATACAAATAAGGTGCCATATGGTAATAAGTTTCTTGGAGCTTGTGTGAAATGCTCACGACAAAATGAGATTGCAACAGATACTTTACTCAATAAATGTCAGTCAGAGCAGTCAGACAGTAGCAAAGACCTATTATTTAAACATCACCATTGATATACATTTGAGGAAGAGACAAGCTGTTAACATAAGCACTTCATTTGTATGACTCCGATCCTTGTCATTGCGGGTGGCATCTTGAACATAGATTTTCCTTATTTCCAAAAtgagtaggcctatatatttttGCAGAGCTTAAGGATCTCTTCAGGGTTTTGTTTATATAAATTGTTTGTTGCAGGTTCTCTAGGGATACGCAGCCACTGCTTCAGCTTTTACCAGCGCAGTTTATCTGGAACCAATCCGTAAGTGTCTATTTGAATTAAGCTAATGTCTCTGCACATGTCTGTAAGCAGTACACATTAGATCTATTTATTTGTAATCACTTAAATTTTAACTTCAATTGTTTTATAACGATATTTTTTAGTCAATTTGATCTATATAgctatttcaaatatttcagcGTATAtggtttttatgttttttgccTCTGTTGTAGTATGTGGAAATAGTACAGGACTTCAAAGATGTTGTATTTGCAACTGACCCATGTGATCGTGCTAAGATGGCTTATGCTCCTATCAGGTTCAGTTATTTATGCATGATAAAGGCTTTGGATTTTATGAATTTTAACATCCTCATCATTATGTGATGTGTGgtaaaaaaatctttgcaaaACATGCTCTTACGTAGCTTTCTGTTTCAGTGGAGCCCATCAGGGTAAAGTGCTTGCCACTTCAGACGCTTTTCAAAAGACCTCAGTTGTGCTGCATATAGCAGACAGTTTAATTGGCGTGAGTACTAAATCACTGCTGCTGATACATGAACCAAGCATTGTGATCAAAATCTGCTTCAAGACtgagtttttttaaacttatagATTATGGTTAGTGCTTTTACACCACTGCCATTTGTTAAAAGCTTATTGATTGGCAAGAAGATTACAGATTTTAGTAATTGTCTTTCCTTGTGTGATCGTATATTAGCAAAATTGGCTTAGTGCATATTCATGCACGATTAGCCTACATTGAACCTGCTGTACTATAACCAAGCATTTTCCAAGAATCATTTTTGGTGTAccatatgtatatatcatatgatTCTCAGCATAGCTTGGCAAATACAGATCATTATTACTCCTTTACAGGGTAGACCTACTCTAAGCCATTTGGTGTTTCTCTCTGGAGGTCTCCTGActattataaacaatgaaatatttattttcgaTTTTCACTCCTTCCTGGCGAAGAAAACAAAAGGTAAGCATTAACAAAAGGTATTAAAGGTTACTATAATTTTGACTTATATCTGATgtctttttaaatttacattccAATGCTGCattttaaaactaataattaataattttacgATCTTTTAAAGGTTGCATGAcagcatttaaaaattatttctatttgtaccaataaaataatgaaatttAGTATTTCACCTTTGATTCAGATGTGAAAAcgcaaaaaccagttttggagCTAAAAACAATACATGTAAAATCTAAGCTGTGACAAATGGTGATTACTTTTTTGCAAAACTCAGACTATGGAATTACGACATCACTGTCACTGATTAGCAAATGCGTGAGATAACAACTCTTCTGGCGGCGGCCATTCTTATAGACTTCCATTTTTAGTTGCCATACTATGTTGTTATGGTTACCCAATATGGCTAATAATTATAACGCAAAGTCAAAGCATATTCCATAAATACGGAAAAAGTCTGCGCTTTGTTTATTTACTCTCCATTAACTTTAGAGTGGTGATAAAATTACACCAATTGTCTTGTACTTACATCTTGTGGaatacaagtttttttttcgTACAGgttggaaatttaaaaaatcatctCTAAAAATTAGCTAATCATCTGCTTGCAATCTATCAATGCTCTGCTCTCACGAATAAATACATTGAATGGGCAATCTTTAGATAATCTAGTTAATAAAATGAgcagttttattataattatctaAGGTTGCAGCTGTTTTCAGTCAATAACTAGCAAATGCCGCGAATTTTTCTGTTCATGGCTGGAGGATGTTAATAAAAACCTGGTATTTGGTTGAAGTTATGCAGAAGTATTATTAAAACCACAATCTGTAATGCTATCTAATGTCGTTATTACAATTAAAATTTGTGTTGTCATTTAACATTTAACACTTAGTTACATCCTCTGCTATTAAAACAATTATCGTATATTTCGAGTTTTACAGCAACAGcgatgtttttttttgtaaaagtcaTAGAATTACAGTGTAATGGTTTGATGGTTTACATGGGTTTTTAATATCTTTGCACATATCGCAACCAATTGAATATTTATTCAagtataaattaaatttatgagGTCAAGGTTGCGAACAGGAATTGAGTTGATGAATCTAGATGCACTAGGCTTCCTGGTGCTACTACATGAAACCTAGCCCTGTGGGATAGTGATACCactgtttgtaaaatattttctaattgTAAATCTGGTTTatgaattgtttaaaatttaaactaaatgGTGGGCTTATTTTTGGTAATATTTATGGATGTTATCAGTTTGTTCTGAATATCATGTGCCAGAAACAAGATCGATTACTTTACCTACTGATATATTTGTGACCAATTTTAACAATGCAATGGAAAAAAATGACCTTATTTGTGATAAtgcaaaagtttgaagtttgattaataaaattatagtatCATCTCAtctgccatatacatgtatattgtcttCAACCATTACTAATAGTAAAACAGGAAATAAAGCACTTCATCGTGATTTAATGGTTTCATTTACTATGGTACATGTTTGAATCTTTGTTGGTCAACAAATGGTCAAAATGGAGGCAGATCAAATACAAACTTATGGCAGATGACTGCTTGTAATCGAGCTGATTAGAGATCTGCTATTATATGTAAGCCACAACCATAGACTGACTTAGTCGTCT
Coding sequences within:
- the LOC137402838 gene encoding glutamine-rich protein 2-like → MTHDIPGQHKAKVIKCIARDIGQTTLIESSTISPGQIESSTISPGQIESSTISPGQIESSTLPPGQIESSTLPPGQIESSTLPPGQIESSTITPGQIESSTISPGQIESSTLPPGQIESSTLPPGQIESSTLPPGQIESSTITPGQIESSTISPGQIESSTLPPGQIESSTLPPGQIESSTLPPGQIESSTITPGQIESSTISPGQIESSTISPGQIESSTLSPGQIESSTISPGQIESSTISPGQIESSTITPGQIESSTITPGQIESSTLPPGQIESSTISPGQIESSTISPGQIESSTITPGQIESSTISPGQIESSTLPPGQIESSTISPGQIESSTLPPGQIESSTISPGQIESSTLPPGQIESSTISPGQIESSTISPGQIESSTISPGQTAKF